The following coding sequences lie in one Saccopteryx bilineata isolate mSacBil1 chromosome X, mSacBil1_pri_phased_curated, whole genome shotgun sequence genomic window:
- the TCEANC gene encoding transcription elongation factor A N-terminal and central domain-containing protein: MSDQTQMASRASLIERLTSERNFGALSSHLTELETVRVTEELLQQTGVVRAVYGVLRNCPSAALKRKAKCLLSQWKALYKDPHFKPRDSPKFLCTGGNDKNSGLSYDSSQDKIVGGSSPDSLPSSQDVLAKATEMPVPENSPSGLERKEEHVRGGDPKSNDERASGLDAAVRVRTKCTELLAEALASSAADQPKAELWQNFAREIEEHIFTLYSKNLKKYKTCIRSKVANLKNPQNSHLQQNLLSGTVSPREFAQMTVMDMASPELKRLRASYTESGIREHCLPQVTEGTRTEKIKCRRCEKFNCKVTVIARGTLFLPSWVRRSNPDEEMMTYAICNECGEQWYHSDWVCL, from the coding sequence ATGTCTGACCAGACCCAGATGGCTTCCAGAGCTTCCCTGATTGAGCGGCTGACATCCGAAAGGAACTTCGGGGCTCTGAGCAGCCACCTGACTGAGCTGGAAACTGTGCGTGTGACCGAGGAGCTTCTCCAGCAGACGGGTGTGGTCAGGGCTGTGTACGGGGTTCTCAGAAACTGCCCCTCGGCGGCTTTGAAAAGGAAAGCCAAGTGTTTGCTATCACAATGGAAAGCTCTTTATAAGGATCCTCATTTCAAACCAAGGGACAGCCCGAAATTCTTATGTACTGGTGGAAATGACAAAAATTCAGGACTTTCTTATGACTCAAGTCAAGATAAGATAGTGGGTGGCTCCAGTCCTGATTCTCTGCCGTCGTCCCAAGATGTCCTGGCAAAAGCCACTGAAATGCCTGTGCCAGAAAACAGCCCTAGTGGACTGGAGCGTAAGGAAGAGCATGTCCGGGGTGGTGACCCTAAGTCGAACGACGAGAGAGCCAGCGGGCTGGATGCTGCAGTGCGCGTGAGAACGAAATGCACAGAGCTTCTCGCCGAAGCTTTAGCTAGTTCTGCCGCCGATCAGCCCAAAGCCGAACTGTGGCAAAACTTTGCAAGAGAGATTGAAGAGCACATTTTTACCCTTTATTCAAAGaacctcaaaaaatataaaacgtgTATCAGAAGCAAAGTCGCCAATCTGAAGAATCCCCAAAATTCTCACTTACAACAAAACTTACTCTCTGGGACCGTGTCGCCAAGAGAATTTGCCCAGATGACTGTCATGGACATGGCAAGCCCGGAGCTGAAGCGGCTGAGAGCCTCCTACACGGAGTCTGGCATACGGGAGCATTGCCTTCCCCAGGTGACTGAGGGCACACGGACAGAGAAGATCAAATGCAGGCGCTGTGAGAAGTTCAATTGCAAGGTTACCGTCATCGCCAGAGGAACACTGTTCCTTCCAAGCTGGGTGCGGAGGTCAAACCCGGACGAAGAGATGATGACCTATGCCATCTGTAATGAATGTGGGGAGCAGTGGTACCATAGCGACTGGGTGTGCTTGTAA